In one Candidatus Marinarcus aquaticus genomic region, the following are encoded:
- a CDS encoding type I restriction-modification system subunit M produces MTTTANVGFEKELFKMADKLRNNMDAGEYKHIVLGLIFLKYISDKFNERYEKLVQEGDGFEEDKDEYIMDNIFWVPKESRWQVLRDNANSPEIGKLVDNALLQIEKENNSLKGVMDKRYAKPDLDKTKLGELITLITNVSAKYHDEKDLMGRVYEYFLNAFADITGGEFYTPTSVVKTIVEMIEPYKGRVYDPACGSGGMFIQSGKFIQEHSQNINNISIYGQESNPTTWRLCKMNLAIRGLDGNLGAHHADSFHNDLHKNLKADFAMANPPFNISDWGGERLKDDDRWQWGIPPVGNANYAWLSHILTHLGTRAGLGAVVLANGSLSSNTSNEGNIRRAMIEDDKVDAIVALPDKLFYSTGIPVCLWILSQNKSHENYRNRCGETLFIDARNLGEMVTRKHRELSEEEIKSIASTYHAYKNKEGNYKDIKGFCKCARLEEIQKHDYVLTPGRYVGIAQEEDDGIPFEEKMTKLSTQLKEQFEKSNILEKQIKENLKGLGYDIN; encoded by the coding sequence ATGACAACTACTGCAAATGTAGGATTTGAAAAAGAACTTTTTAAGATGGCTGATAAGCTTAGAAACAATATGGATGCGGGAGAGTATAAACACATTGTTTTAGGTCTTATTTTCTTAAAATATATCTCTGATAAATTTAATGAACGTTATGAAAAACTTGTACAAGAAGGTGATGGTTTTGAGGAAGATAAAGATGAATATATCATGGATAATATTTTTTGGGTCCCAAAAGAATCAAGATGGCAAGTTTTAAGAGATAATGCAAATTCACCAGAAATAGGAAAATTAGTAGACAATGCCCTTTTGCAAATAGAAAAAGAGAATAACTCTTTAAAGGGTGTAATGGACAAAAGATATGCAAAACCAGATTTAGATAAAACAAAACTTGGAGAGCTTATTACTTTGATTACAAATGTATCTGCAAAATATCATGATGAAAAAGATTTGATGGGTAGAGTATATGAATACTTTTTAAATGCTTTTGCTGATATTACAGGGGGTGAGTTTTATACTCCAACTTCTGTTGTAAAAACTATTGTTGAGATGATAGAACCATATAAAGGAAGAGTGTATGACCCAGCTTGTGGAAGTGGTGGTATGTTTATTCAGTCTGGAAAATTTATTCAAGAGCATTCACAAAATATAAATAATATCTCAATATATGGGCAAGAGAGTAATCCTACTACTTGGAGATTGTGTAAAATGAACTTGGCTATTCGTGGTCTTGATGGGAATCTTGGTGCTCACCATGCAGATAGTTTTCACAACGATTTGCACAAAAATCTTAAAGCAGATTTTGCTATGGCGAATCCCCCTTTTAATATCTCTGATTGGGGAGGAGAGAGACTTAAAGATGATGATAGATGGCAATGGGGAATTCCTCCTGTTGGAAATGCAAACTATGCTTGGCTATCTCATATCCTAACTCATCTTGGAACTAGAGCAGGACTAGGTGCAGTTGTACTTGCAAATGGAAGTCTTAGCTCAAATACTTCAAATGAAGGCAATATAAGACGGGCTATGATAGAAGATGACAAAGTAGATGCCATCGTTGCACTTCCTGATAAACTTTTTTACTCTACAGGTATTCCTGTATGTCTTTGGATACTTTCTCAAAATAAATCCCATGAAAACTATAGAAATAGATGTGGTGAAACACTTTTTATAGATGCAAGAAATCTTGGGGAGATGGTTACAAGAAAACACCGTGAATTAAGTGAAGAGGAAATTAAATCCATAGCTAGCACTTATCATGCATATAAAAACAAAGAGGGAAATTATAAAGATATAAAAGGATTTTGCAAGTGTGCACGCCTTGAAGAGATACAAAAACATGATTATGTGTTAACTCCTGGGCGATATGTAGGAATAGCTCAAGAAGAAGATGATGGTATACCTTTTGAAGAGAAAATGACAAAGTTATCCACTCAACTAAAAGAGCAGTTTGAGAAGTCAAATATTTTAGAAAAACAGATAAAAGAGAATCTAAAAGGCTTAGGCTATGACATTAATTGA
- a CDS encoding restriction endonuclease subunit S, translating into MSNGLPQGWKEKQLSLFIDIKHGYAFKGKDFSDNETKYILLTPGNFKILGGFKSDKFKYYSKNGYIPEEYILNQNDLLVTMTDLSKAGDTLGYPLLVPTLDNKVLLHNQRLGKIEFLNDDLHKIFLYYIFCSNDYRGHVLGSATGTTVRHTAPNRIMNFQIKYPSDINEQKRIADILSGFDDKIETNNQINQTLEEMASTLFKEWFENFNFPNNQGKPYKDSGGEMKPSELGKIPIDWEVKKLEKIVSMKYGKMPNKKDLVSKGYPVYSGYKISGFHKEYLYENSELIIVARGVGGTGDVKFSPKKSWITNLSIVLPLDEEEIKYYLFYVLTRKKLRYLDSGSAQSQITISDLNMLKIIFPKKEILDNYYTLSKPIFEQIQQNQQQNKILKQQRDSLLPKLISGEIRV; encoded by the coding sequence GTGAGTAATGGATTACCTCAAGGGTGGAAAGAAAAACAGCTTAGTTTATTTATTGATATTAAACATGGATATGCCTTTAAAGGGAAAGACTTTTCAGATAATGAGACAAAATATATTCTTTTAACTCCTGGAAATTTTAAAATATTAGGAGGATTTAAATCTGATAAATTTAAATATTATTCAAAAAATGGATATATTCCTGAAGAGTATATTTTAAATCAAAATGATTTATTAGTTACAATGACTGATTTGAGTAAGGCGGGAGATACTTTAGGATATCCATTATTAGTTCCAACCCTAGATAATAAAGTTTTACTACATAATCAAAGATTAGGGAAAATAGAATTTCTTAATGATGATTTACATAAAATTTTTTTATATTATATTTTTTGTTCAAATGATTACAGAGGTCATGTATTAGGAAGTGCAACGGGAACAACAGTCCGACATACAGCTCCAAATAGAATTATGAATTTTCAAATAAAATATCCATCAGATATAAATGAACAAAAAAGAATAGCAGATATTTTGTCTGGTTTTGATGATAAAATAGAAACCAATAATCAAATAAATCAAACCTTAGAAGAGATGGCAAGTACACTTTTTAAAGAGTGGTTTGAAAACTTCAATTTTCCAAATAATCAAGGCAAACCCTATAAAGATAGTGGTGGAGAGATGAAACCAAGCGAATTGGGGAAAATACCTATTGATTGGGAAGTGAAAAAGCTCGAAAAAATTGTCTCAATGAAATATGGGAAAATGCCTAATAAAAAAGATTTAGTTTCTAAAGGTTATCCTGTTTATAGTGGTTACAAAATTTCAGGTTTTCATAAAGAGTATTTATATGAAAATAGTGAATTAATTATTGTAGCAAGAGGTGTTGGGGGAACTGGGGATGTCAAGTTTTCACCTAAAAAATCATGGATAACTAACTTATCAATTGTATTACCATTAGATGAGGAAGAAATTAAATATTACTTATTTTATGTCTTAACTAGAAAGAAGTTAAGATATTTAGATTCTGGTTCCGCACAGTCTCAAATAACAATAAGTGATTTAAATATGCTAAAAATAATATTTCCTAAAAAAGAAATTTTAGATAATTATTATACTTTATCAAAACCAATTTTTGAACAAATCCAACAAAATCAACAACAAAATAAAATATTAAAACAACAAAGAGATTCTCTTTTACCAAAACTTATAAGTGGTGAGATAAGGGTATAA
- a CDS encoding RNA-binding domain-containing protein codes for MTLIEQITLGESKTLEFKQELPENKKIAKTVISFSNTAGGKLIIGVDDDRNIVGIEEENIFEVQDKIASIIYDNCTPNILPEIYTVNCEEKLLLVVEVFRGNLLPYYLKSEGKNQGTYIRVGASNRKAEYENILELERQKRNIGFDEEVNYEIEFESLDLTPLYESFKSAGKTLDEKKLENLKLIKKESSKTYATNALLIILGTFSHTSVKCAKFKGITMDMFIDKKEYQRDIFSNLENTQNFILNHINLKGEIKALQRTDTYEIPLVALREALINAFIHRDYTNSGRDIKVGVYDDIVNIVSPGSFPNTITKEDIENGRSETRNKVLANIFKELGLIEQWGSGIKRIKNLCLESDLKEPMIEEKNDFVDVEFYRPKDIKTDDYKRIPPETAGIPPETAGILTEQEKTVLEQIYLNKTITPKEVEKLLNLKDRRVREILSQMLDKKVIIRCGSGRNTYYEVAK; via the coding sequence ATGACATTAATTGAGCAGATTACTTTAGGAGAGAGTAAGACTTTAGAGTTTAAGCAAGAACTACCAGAAAATAAAAAAATAGCTAAAACAGTAATCTCTTTTTCCAATACAGCTGGAGGAAAACTAATCATTGGAGTAGATGATGATAGAAATATAGTAGGAATAGAAGAGGAAAATATCTTTGAAGTTCAAGATAAAATAGCTTCTATTATCTATGATAACTGTACTCCAAATATTCTTCCTGAAATCTATACTGTAAATTGTGAAGAAAAACTCCTTTTAGTAGTAGAAGTTTTTAGGGGAAACCTTTTGCCCTATTATCTAAAAAGTGAAGGTAAAAATCAAGGAACTTACATACGAGTAGGTGCAAGTAATAGAAAAGCAGAGTATGAAAATATCCTTGAACTAGAGAGACAAAAAAGAAATATAGGTTTTGATGAAGAGGTAAATTATGAGATTGAATTTGAATCTTTAGACTTAACACCACTATATGAGAGTTTTAAAAGTGCAGGAAAAACTTTAGATGAGAAAAAGTTAGAGAACCTAAAACTTATCAAAAAAGAGTCAAGTAAAACCTATGCTACAAATGCTTTGCTTATCATCCTTGGAACCTTTTCTCACACTAGTGTAAAGTGCGCAAAATTTAAAGGTATCACCATGGATATGTTTATAGATAAAAAAGAGTACCAAAGAGATATTTTCTCAAACCTTGAAAATACACAAAACTTTATACTAAATCATATAAATCTAAAAGGTGAGATAAAAGCACTCCAAAGAACAGATACCTATGAGATACCCCTTGTAGCCCTAAGAGAAGCTTTGATAAATGCTTTTATTCATAGGGACTATACCAATAGTGGAAGGGATATAAAAGTAGGGGTCTATGATGATATTGTAAATATTGTAAGCCCTGGAAGCTTCCCAAATACTATCACAAAAGAGGATATAGAAAATGGTCGAAGTGAGACTAGAAACAAAGTATTAGCAAATATTTTTAAAGAGTTGGGACTAATAGAACAGTGGGGAAGTGGAATAAAAAGGATAAAAAACCTTTGTCTTGAAAGTGATTTAAAAGAGCCAATGATAGAAGAAAAAAATGACTTTGTAGATGTGGAGTTTTATCGTCCGAAAGATATAAAAACGGACGATTACAAACGAATACCGCCGGAAACCGCCGGAATACCACCGGAAACCGCCGGAATACTAACTGAGCAAGAAAAAACAGTGCTAGAACAAATATATTTAAATAAAACTATTACCCCAAAAGAGGTAGAAAAGCTTTTAAATCTAAAGGATAGAAGAGTAAGGGAAATACTAAGCCAAATGCTTGATAAGAAAGTGATTATAAGATGTGGAAGTGGTAGAAATACTTATTATGAGGTGGCAAAGTGA
- a CDS encoding HNH endonuclease, whose translation MKTNTLYNAILKSLEELNEPSSYKDVYKHIILNNYYGFKEAKTPSRTVNALLSNLATKKMYLDKNVGRKKIEGLYHYFLKNIPLIKNIHKVKEIKSIWKVENLQLLENSIEIIDNDYSVQEGKSKYRRHLVRERDSKIIKLAKIKFKKEIGKLYCEVCGFDFEKTYGKIGTDFIEGHHNIGVSELKEDQKTRIEDISLVCSNCHKMLHRRKPWLTVNELKAIIN comes from the coding sequence ATGAAAACAAATACTTTATATAATGCCATACTAAAAAGTCTTGAAGAGTTAAATGAACCTTCTAGCTATAAAGATGTTTATAAGCATATAATACTAAATAACTACTATGGTTTTAAAGAGGCAAAAACTCCATCGAGAACAGTAAATGCACTACTTAGTAATCTTGCTACTAAGAAAATGTATTTAGATAAAAATGTTGGAAGAAAAAAAATAGAAGGTTTATATCATTACTTTTTGAAAAATATCCCTCTTATAAAAAATATACATAAAGTAAAAGAAATAAAATCCATCTGGAAAGTAGAAAACTTACAGTTATTAGAAAATTCAATTGAAATAATAGATAATGACTATTCAGTACAAGAAGGAAAATCAAAATACAGACGACATCTTGTAAGAGAAAGAGACTCAAAAATTATAAAACTTGCAAAAATAAAATTTAAAAAAGAGATAGGAAAATTATATTGCGAAGTTTGTGGATTTGACTTTGAAAAAACCTATGGAAAAATTGGAACAGATTTTATAGAAGGGCATCATAATATTGGCGTTTCAGAACTAAAAGAAGATCAAAAGACAAGGATAGAGGATATCTCCCTTGTTTGTTCAAACTGCCATAAAATGTTACATAGACGAAAACCTTGGTTAACGGTTAATGAGTTAAAAGCTATAATTAATTAA
- a CDS encoding GGDEF domain-containing phosphodiesterase, producing the protein MTNSKKTTYKKLILRSILITLAITLAIAFIYAQVMKKDAIEKLTRIDAKKTTQLVFETLYSSMSKGWTKQDLQNIIQRVNNIDENMLVNVYRSDVVSKQFGEISRDLEARTTNPYIQKALNKEEVFNLIDDSNIEYYYPVIAKEECLTCHTQAQVGSVLGVIDISYPIIDLKISLSSLINFFVGFVITFSIIVFIALFVKLDRYLIRPIKNFVTNVNQISTNKDITQRLVEEHDIQEIHSMQTVFNNMLDSLEFQFYNDELTGLPNRKRLLELMNSKTNAILLILNIDKFQELNDLYGEEVGDDVLKSTAEVLERSIPAEAVLFKLHADEYAIYYPKDIEYEEIKTFAMMLNTTIENNTYIANHSEVFINATIGVAYGHNYLLNNADIAMKLAKKKKKKYLIYEASMNIEHEYEQNLKWSQRIKDAIYNDKIEPLFQPIVDTQTQEVVKYEALMRMVDDNGDYISPIHFLELAKKNKLYPQLTRIMLDKTFSKFKHLPYQVSINITVQDILNEMVHKTILDKLSEYKLGDRVVFEIIESEGIENFEEVLEFINEVKNYGAKISIDDFGTGYSNFEYLMKLKVDYIKIDASMIKDIDTNPKSQLVTQTILEFAKKMNIETIAEYIHSQNVYNAVKKIGIDYSQGYFFGEPKEL; encoded by the coding sequence ATGACCAACAGCAAAAAAACCACCTACAAAAAACTTATATTACGCAGTATTCTGATCACACTTGCAATCACTTTGGCGATTGCATTTATCTATGCACAAGTGATGAAGAAAGACGCCATTGAGAAACTCACGCGTATTGATGCCAAAAAAACGACCCAATTGGTGTTTGAAACGCTCTACTCTTCCATGTCAAAAGGGTGGACTAAACAGGACTTACAAAACATCATTCAAAGAGTCAATAATATTGATGAAAACATGCTTGTCAATGTCTACCGAAGCGATGTTGTATCCAAACAATTTGGAGAAATATCACGAGATTTGGAAGCTCGAACCACCAATCCATACATTCAAAAAGCACTCAATAAAGAGGAGGTATTCAACCTCATTGATGACTCAAACATTGAGTACTACTATCCCGTCATTGCCAAAGAAGAGTGTTTAACCTGTCATACACAAGCGCAAGTTGGAAGTGTTTTAGGGGTGATTGATATTTCGTATCCCATCATTGATCTGAAAATTTCACTCTCCTCACTCATTAACTTTTTTGTAGGATTTGTCATCACCTTTTCAATCATTGTATTCATTGCACTGTTTGTAAAACTTGACCGATATTTGATCCGACCAATTAAAAACTTTGTCACCAACGTTAACCAAATTTCAACCAATAAAGACATCACTCAAAGACTCGTGGAAGAACACGATATTCAAGAGATTCACTCCATGCAAACCGTCTTTAACAATATGCTTGACTCTTTAGAGTTCCAATTTTACAACGATGAACTCACAGGACTTCCAAACCGAAAACGACTGCTTGAACTGATGAATTCAAAAACCAATGCCATTTTACTGATTTTAAACATTGATAAGTTCCAAGAACTCAATGACCTTTATGGAGAAGAGGTAGGTGATGATGTTTTAAAAAGTACTGCCGAAGTATTAGAAAGAAGCATACCAGCTGAAGCGGTGTTGTTTAAACTGCATGCGGATGAATATGCGATTTATTATCCCAAAGATATTGAATATGAAGAGATCAAAACCTTTGCCATGATGCTTAATACCACAATTGAAAACAATACCTATATTGCCAATCATTCAGAAGTCTTTATCAACGCCACCATCGGGGTGGCATACGGACACAACTACTTATTGAACAATGCCGATATTGCGATGAAACTGGCGAAAAAGAAAAAGAAAAAGTATCTTATTTATGAAGCAAGTATGAATATTGAGCATGAGTATGAACAAAACTTAAAATGGTCACAACGTATCAAAGATGCCATATACAATGACAAAATTGAACCTCTGTTCCAACCCATCGTGGACACTCAAACACAAGAGGTGGTCAAATATGAAGCGCTTATGCGAATGGTGGATGACAATGGGGATTATATCTCACCAATTCACTTTTTAGAGTTGGCCAAAAAGAATAAACTCTATCCTCAACTCACACGTATCATGTTGGATAAAACCTTCAGCAAGTTCAAACACTTGCCGTACCAAGTCTCTATTAATATCACCGTGCAAGATATTTTAAACGAAATGGTACACAAAACCATTTTAGATAAACTCTCTGAATACAAACTGGGGGATCGCGTGGTCTTTGAAATCATTGAGTCTGAAGGGATTGAAAACTTTGAAGAGGTACTTGAATTTATCAATGAAGTGAAAAACTACGGCGCAAAAATCTCGATTGATGACTTTGGTACAGGATACTCAAACTTTGAATATCTCATGAAACTCAAAGTCGATTACATTAAAATTGATGCATCCATGATCAAAGATATTGATACCAATCCAAAATCACAACTGGTGACTCAAACCATTTTAGAGTTTGCGAAAAAGATGAACATTGAAACCATTGCAGAGTATATCCACTCTCAAAATGTGTATAATGCGGTCAAAAAGATTGGTATTGACTACTCACAAGGATACTTCTTCGGTGAACCAAAAGAGCTTTAA
- a CDS encoding flavin reductase family protein, translating into MIINYNELESIRRYKLMSNTVIPRPIAWIVTEDEGIINAAPFSYFTPLSSDPAVIIVSIGQKEEGIPKDSLANILKHKKATICFANEKNVEEVKLCANMLDKNESEVETYNIETKRVLEQFPPMIASSQTALFCEFYDKIDLPGKTTPILLEIKSQYAQDGLFNERFDGMPDNIGRSGIVFKKMEDL; encoded by the coding sequence ATGATTATTAACTACAACGAATTAGAATCTATACGACGATACAAACTCATGTCCAATACCGTTATTCCAAGACCCATTGCTTGGATAGTAACGGAAGATGAAGGCATCATCAACGCAGCACCCTTTTCATACTTCACCCCACTTTCAAGTGACCCAGCTGTGATAATAGTTTCTATTGGGCAAAAAGAGGAAGGCATCCCTAAAGACTCTTTAGCAAACATCTTAAAACACAAAAAAGCAACCATCTGTTTTGCCAATGAAAAAAATGTGGAAGAGGTGAAACTGTGCGCCAATATGCTTGATAAAAATGAAAGTGAAGTAGAAACATATAACATAGAAACTAAAAGAGTGTTGGAGCAGTTTCCTCCGATGATTGCCTCTTCACAAACCGCACTGTTTTGTGAGTTTTATGACAAAATAGATTTGCCGGGGAAAACCACGCCCATCCTACTTGAAATCAAATCTCAATATGCCCAAGACGGTCTTTTTAATGAACGCTTTGATGGTATGCCCGATAACATTGGGCGAAGCGGCATTGTTTTTAAAAAAATGGAAGA
- the nfo gene encoding deoxyribonuclease IV — translation MKYVGAHVSASGGVFNAPINATAIGAKAFALFTKNQRQWAAKELDTKTIDKWFEELEKSQIQPKHILPHDSYLINLGHPEEDKRQKSLESFIHELQRCETLKLDRLNFHPGSHLRKISEEQCLDRIALSMNQAIDATNDVKLIIENTAGQGSNLGYKFEHLAYIIDKIEDKSRVGVCIDTCHMFTAGYDIRTREAYDKTWAEFDNIVGRKYLMGMHLNDSKPELGSKVDRHDSLGKGKIGWDAFEFIMNDDRMDDIPMVLETIDEEIWAEEIANLYKLVK, via the coding sequence ATGAAATATGTTGGAGCACATGTCAGTGCCAGTGGAGGAGTCTTTAATGCTCCGATTAATGCCACGGCCATTGGCGCAAAAGCGTTCGCCCTTTTTACAAAAAATCAACGACAATGGGCGGCTAAAGAGTTGGATACAAAGACCATTGATAAGTGGTTTGAAGAGTTAGAAAAGAGTCAAATACAACCTAAACACATTTTACCTCATGACAGTTATTTGATCAATTTAGGACACCCTGAAGAGGATAAACGACAAAAATCGTTGGAGAGTTTTATTCACGAACTGCAACGATGTGAGACGTTGAAACTGGATCGACTGAACTTTCACCCTGGAAGTCACTTGCGTAAAATCAGTGAAGAGCAGTGTTTGGATAGAATCGCACTTTCGATGAATCAAGCCATTGATGCGACCAATGATGTGAAATTGATCATTGAAAACACAGCGGGTCAAGGAAGCAACTTGGGGTATAAGTTTGAACATTTGGCGTACATCATTGATAAAATAGAAGATAAAAGCAGAGTGGGGGTCTGTATTGACACCTGTCATATGTTTACAGCAGGGTATGACATACGAACACGCGAAGCGTATGATAAAACATGGGCTGAGTTTGACAACATTGTAGGGCGAAAATACCTTATGGGAATGCACTTAAATGACTCTAAACCAGAGCTTGGAAGCAAAGTTGACCGACATGACTCTTTGGGAAAAGGGAAAATTGGTTGGGATGCGTTTGAGTTTATTATGAATGATGATAGAATGGATGATATTCCGATGGTACTTGAAACGATTGATGAGGAGATTTGGGCGGAGGAGATTGCTAATTTATATAAATTAGTGAAGTAG